CGTAAAGCGTGCCGCCCCCGGCCTTGAACCGCTCCAAGAGCGCGCGCCCGGAATGTTGGCCTTTGAACGCATGGCCGAACATGATGTGGCGATGCGGCAGGGGCATGCCATCCTCCGGCAGCTCCTTGAGGCCAAAGATGATCGCCTCTGCCGGTGCGCTGGGCCAGCTATTCTCCGCCGCGATGGTGCAGCCCGCCGCGCGGTAGCCCGCAAGCGATATCGCCCGGACCGAACTTTCCTCGACCGTCACGTTTATCCCTGCCGCGATCAATGCGCGCGCGCCATCCGGCGTGATGCCGACCCGCTCCTCAAAGGTGCGTTGCTCCGCGCGCACCCATAGATGCGTCATGGCATGATCCCCGCCGCGCGGACGGCCTTGACCGAAGGCCGCGCCTCCATCGCCGCGCGGAAGGCGAGGATTTTGGGAAAGGCCCGCACATCCACGCGGTCGGCCTCAAGCCAGCTGCACACGGTAAAGAGATAAGGATCGGCAATGCTGATCTGATCGCCCAGAACATATGTCCCGCGTAGGCAATGTGCCTCCACATAGGCGGCGTTCTCGGTCATGTTTACGGGCATCTTGGCGCGCATATCCGCATGGCTCGCCTCCGCATCGGCCCAGCGGATGCCGCGCGGCCCATGGGCGTGGTTCACATGCATCGTGCTGGCCAGATAATACATCACCGCGCGCATATGGGCGGCGTCCTCGGGCGCGTTGGGCATGAGCCCCGCCTCGGGCCGGATCGCCGCGAGGTAGTCGAGGATCGCACCCGTCTCGGTCAGCACGCTTGCGCCGGTGTCCAGTGCGGGCACGCGGCCCTTGGGGTTGATCGCGTGATAGGCGGGCTTGGTCTGTGCGCCCTCCTTGAAGTTCACAAGGCACGGCTCAAACGCGACGCTCGCCTCATGCAGACCAATGGCCACCGCCATCGAAACGGTCCCCGGCATATAGTATAGCTTCATCTGTCCCACCTTTCAGATAAACGTCTGCTTAGATAAACGTCCGCGCCGCCGCCCGGTCGGGCCTGTCCAGATGCGGCGTGGCGTTGAACATGCCCAGCATCAACCCGCCATGCACATATTGCAGCCTGTGCAGGGAGCTGTTGTTGATATGCAGCATCACCTTGGCGGTGGCCGCCATATCAAGCATCAGCACATGCCGCACGATCATTGAGATCACGCCGCCCGATGTGACCAAAAGCACCTTGCCATGGCCTGTGCAGACCTCGTCGATCAGGGCTTCGATCCGCCCGGTAAAATCCTCGAACCGCTCGGGCATGTTGTCCAGATGCCCGGCGGCCCAATAGCCCATGACCTCGGGCAGATAGCGGGCGAACTCCGCCGCCTCCTGCGGTGCTGGGATGCCATGCTGCGCCTCGACCGCTTGGGTCAGCGCGAAATAGCTCAGCTCATTGAGCCGCGCATCCGTCTCATCGGGGCCATAGCCCATGGCGCTAGCGGTGTCTTGCTGGCGTTGCAACGTGCCGCTGATGACTCTATTGAACCGCTCGTTATGGCCGCGCATATGATCGCCCAGCCACGTGGCCTGCTGCCGCCCGAGATCCGACAGCTGGTCATAGCTTGCCTCATCGGTCGCGGCGCTGTTGGCCTGCCCGTGCCGCACCAGAACGATCTCGGTCACATGTCTCTCCTTGTGCTTTCAGCGCGCACCCTACCGTCCTGCCTTGGGGGGTCCAGCCAGAAATGGGCTGTGCACAGATTTTCCTGCGGCAATGCCGGGGCGGAGACGCAGGCCGCTTCTTCCTTTTGCGCCGCGCGGCTTGGTATTATAGACCTGAGACCATGGCGCGCAAAACATCCCCCCAAAAGCCCGGCCTGAGGCCTGCCCGGCGCGGCCTGCACCGCGTGCGCAGCTTGCGCGCAGGTCTGGCATGGTTTGCGTTGGTCTCGGTGCTGGCGGTTTTGGCGGCCTCCCTTGTGCACCGGGTTTTGCCCCCCAGTCCAACATTTTACATGAAGCAAGAGGCCCACCGCCTCGGTGGGATTGATCACGCATGGGTGCCGATCTCGGAAGTGGCCCCAGTGATGGCGCGGGCAGTTGTGGCCGCGGAGGACGCGAATTTTTGCCTCCACTGGGGCTTTGACATGCGCGCCATACGCGCCGTGATTGAGCGTGGCGAGACGCGCGGTGCCTCCACCCTCAGCCAGCAAACGGTCAAAAACGTCTATCTCTGGCAGGAACGTACATGGGTGCGCAAGGCGCTGGAGGCGATGATGACACCGGTGATCGAGGCGATGTGGTCCAAGCGGCGCATCATCGAGGTCTATCTCAACATTGCCGAGTTTGATGAGGGCATTTTTGGCATTGATGCCGCAGCGCATCATTATTTCGGGGTCAACCCGTCGGATCTCAGCGCGCTTCAGGCCGCGCGCCTCGCGGCCGTCCTGCCAAACCCCAAGGAACGCTCGGCCTCCAAGCCATCGAATTTTGTGCGCGAACGCACCGCCGCGATCATGGACGGGGCGGCCACCATCCGGCGCGATGGCCGCTCTGCGTGTTTCGAGGATTGAAAACCGCACGATACCTTGGCATTGAAGAAGAGCATTTTTCAAAGGGCGCCCTCTAGTCATGGCCAAGCTGTATCACGTCCCGCTCTCTCCTTTTTGTCGTAAGGTGCGGCTGAGCCTTGCGGAAAAGCGTATCGACTATGAGCTGATCGAAGAGCGGTATTGGGAGCAGCAGCCCGATTTCCTGCGCCGCAACCCGGCGGGCAAGGTGCCTGTGCTGCGGATTGACGGCAAAACTATGTCGGAAAGTGCCGCGATTTGCGAATATCTTGAGGAGAAATACCCCGAGCCGCCCCTGATGCCCAAAAGCACCGATGCGCGCTATGAGGTGCGCCGCCTTGTGACATGGTTTGATGACAAGTTTCACCATGAGGTGACATCAAAACTGCTCTATGAGCGGGTGAACAAGAAGGTCATGGGCGCGGGCTTTCCCGACAGCAAGAACGTGAAAGCCGGGGCGAAGGCGATCAAATATCACCTCGATTACATGACATGGCTCTTGGATCATCGCCGCTGGCTGGCGGGTGATGTGATGACGCTGGCTGATTTCGCCGCCGCCGCCCATCTGAGTGCGCTGGATTACATCTCGGACGTTGATTGGCACTGGAGCGATGCGGTCAAGGATTGGTACGCGAAAATCAAATCGCGCCCGGCGTTCCGCAATATCCTGACCGATCAGGTCTCGGGGTTTCCACCGCCACAGCATTATGCCGACCTTGATTTCTGAGATCAGACGGTGCTGGGGGGCTTTGCCCCCTACGGTGAAAATGCGGGCATTTTCACCGCCACCCCCAGGATATTTTTGGCAAGAAGATGCATGAGGGGCTCAAAGCCCGGCTGAACGTGCAAGCCTTGGCCGAAGGGTTTGACCTGATGCGGATTTGCCGCCCGGATGCGGTGCCTGAGGTGCCGGAGCGGCTGGCGGCGTTTTTGGAGGCTGGGCGGCACGGGCAGATGGGCTGGCTGGAAGAGCGCAGTGCGTGGCGCGGTGATCCGGCTGCACTCTGGCCCGAGGCGCGGTCGGTTATCATGCTGGGCGAAAGCTATACGCCGCAGGAAGATCCGCTGGCCAATCTGACTGTGCCGGAGCTTGGGACGGTCTCGGTCTATGCACGCAACCGTGATTACCATGATCTGGTCAAGAAGCGGCTGAAACGCCTCGCCCGGTGGCTTTTGGCGGAATGTGGTCCGGGGGGGCCTGAGGCCGCGCCACCCGAGGTGAAAGTTTTCGTTGATACAGCGCCCGTGCCCGAAAAGCCGCTGGGGCAGGCGGCGGGGCTGGGCTGGCAGGGTAAGCACACGAATCTGGTCAGCCGTGATATGGGAAATTGGTTTTTCATCGGGTCGATCTTTACCACGATTGACCTCGCCCCGGATGCGGCTGAGATTGATCATTGTGGCTCGTGCCGGGCTTGTCTCGATGTCTGCCCGACGGATGCTTTTCCCGCGCCTTATGAATTGGATGCGCGCCGCTGCATTTCCTACCTCACGATCGAACATAAAGGCCCGGTTGATCCGGCGCTCCGCCCGCTTTTGGGCAACCGGATCTATGGCTGTGATGATTGCCTTGCGGCCTGCCCGTGGAACAAATTCGCCCAAGAGGCGCGCGAGCTGCGCTATCATGCGCGGCCCGATCTCGTCGCGCCGCGTCTGGACGAGTTGGCGGGCCTTGATGATGCGGCCTTCCGCGCGCTCTTCTCCGGCTCTCCTATCAAGCGGATCGGGCGGGATCGGTTTTTGCGCAATGTGCTATACGCCATCGGTAATTCGGGTCGTGTGGATCTTTTGCCAAGCGCCGAGGCGCATCTGGATGATCCGGACGAGGCTGTGGCGGATGCGGCGCGCTGGGCGCAATCACGGCTGCAATCTGCCGCAAACAGGCTGGAATAGCGCGCGAAACCCGCTACACCCGGGCAGAGCAAAGGGCGGAGGCGGGCATGGCAATTCTTTTGGGTGTGGACACCGGCGGCACCTATACGGACGCGGTGCTTATCCGCGACGAGCAGGAGGTGATTGCCTCGGCCAAGTCCCTCACCACGCGGCATGATCTGGCCATCGGCATTGGCGGGGCTGTGGCGGCGGTGCTGGAGCAAAGCGGCGTGGCACCTGGTGAGATTGCGCTTGCGTCCTTGTCCACCACATTGGCGACCAATGCACTTGTCGAGGGGCAGGGCGGGCGCGTGGGTCTCGTCTATATTGGCTTTCGTGAGCAGGATCTGGAGGGGCACGGCCTGCGCGCGGCCCTTGGCGGTGATCCCGCCCTGATCGTGTCTGGCGGGCACAATCATGCGGGCTATGAGGCGCGCGCCTTAGATCATGCCGCGTTGCAAGCGTGGCTCAGCGAGGATCATGGCATTTCGGCCTATGCGGTGGCTGCACAGTTCGCTACCCGCAACCCCGAGCATGAGCTGACCGCGGCCCGGATGATCACGGAGATCACCGGGCGGCCGGTATCGTGTTCGCATCACCTCTCGGCCAAGTTGAACGGGCCGAAGCGCGCTCTGACAGCCCTGCTAAACGCGCGGCTGATCGGAATGATTGCCCGGCTGATCAACGAGGCGGAGGGCAAGCTCACGGAGCTTGGTATCACCGCGCCCTTGATGGTGGTGCGCGGGGACGGGGCGCTCATCAGCGCGGATCAGGCGCGCGAGCGGCCCATCGAGACGATCCTCAGCGGGCCTGCGGCCTCTATTGTGGGCGCGCGTTGGATGACTGGGGTGGAGACGGCTCTGGTCTCGGATATAGGGGGCACCACCACGGATGTGGCGGTGCTGCGCGGCGGCAAGCCCACGATTGATCCTGCGGGCGCGCAGGTCGGGCCGTGGCGCACGATGGTGGAGGCGGTCGCGATGCGCACCACGGGCCTTGGCGGTGACAGCGAGGTGCATGTGGTGGCCGAGGGCTTGGCGGGGGGTGTTACGCTTGGGCCTCGCCGGGTGCTGCCCGTCAGCCTGATTGCGCAGGAGGCACCGGACGTGGTGCACCGCACGCTGGAGATCCAGCTGCGCAGCGCCGTGCCCAATGAGCATGATGTGGTGTTCACGCGCGCCGTGTCCGGTGTGGATGCGGGCGGCCTGCCAGAGCGGGACGCGGCCCTTTTGGAGCGGATCGCGGCAGGCGTCTGTCCGGTCGGGGATGTGCTGCGCACGCGGATGGAGCATCAGGCGTTGCGCCGCCTTGTGACGCGCGGCCTTGTGCAGGTCTCGGGCGTCACGCCCTCGGATGCGAGCCATGTTTTGGGCCGCGTGGATGCGTGGGACCGCGAGGCTGCGGAAAAGGCGCTGACGCTTCTGAGCCGCAAGCGCACGGGGTCGGGCAACGTGCTGGCTGCAAATGCGCGCGAGATGGCTGAGATGATCGTCGAGCGGCTGACCTATCAGACGGTTTTGGCCTTGTTAGAGACTGGTTTTGCTGAGGAAGAGACGCCGTTCGGGCTGGCCCCTGATCAGTTGGCGCGCCATGTTCTGATGCAGCGCGGTATGGACGGGCATGCAGGGCTGGTCCGGGTCGCGGCGGGCTTAGGCGTGCCTGTGGTGGGGCTTGGGGCCTCGGCGGCGAGCTATTACCCGGCGGTGGGCGCGCGTTTGGGCTGTGAGATGATCCTGCCGGAGCATGCGGGCGTGGCCAATGCCATCGGTGCAGTGGTGGGGCAGGTCACGATCCGGCGGAGCGGCACTGTGACGGCGCCCTCCGAGGGGCTCTACCGGGTGCATCTGGAAAGCGGGCCGCAGGATTTCACCACGTCTGATGCGGCGCTGGAGATGCTGGAGCAGGCTCTGACCGAGGCCGCGCGGGGCGAGGCCCTTGCGGCGGGGGCCGAGGACATTCAGGTCACCGCGCGCCGCGATTTGCGCACAGCACAGGCCGAGGCACGCCAAGTTTTTCTGGAAGGGGAGATCACGGTCGAGGCGTCCGGGCGTCCGAGGATCGCCATTTAGTTGCCTTTAGAGTGCGAGCGCGTCAGTTCAGCAGCGGCTCAATCTCATCGGTCAGAGTGGACGAGAGCGGCTTTACCGTGCTGCCGAACGTGGCAGCGACCGTGCCGTTGGGGGCCACGAGGATCTTGCTGAAGTTCCACGCGGGCGTGAAGCCCACCTCCTCAGCCACGGATGTGTAGAACGGATGTGCATTGGCCCCGCGCACAGAGGTGATGCCGGTCATGGGCATGTCGATGCCGTAGGTCAGCTCGCAGAAATCCTTGACCTCTTCGTTAGTGGCAAGTTCTTGGCGAAAATCGCCCGATGGCACGGCGAGCACAACCAGTCCGCGGTCGCGATACGTCTCATAGAGGGTCTGGAGCCCCTCATATTGATCCGTAAATCCGCAGCGCGAGGCGGTATTTACCACCAAGACCGGTTGGCCCGCCCAATCAGACAGCTTCAATGTGCCGCCATCGATATTCTCAAACGGCGCGGTCAGCTCGATCGCGGCTGCGGGCAGGGCCAGCAGGGAGGCGAGTATTGCGAGAATGAAGCGCATAAGTCTCTCCGTTTAAGTGCTGAAGGGCTACGGGTGCGGGCGGGGTTTGGATCATAACCATGCGGTATAAGTGAAATATCTTTTTGAAAAACCCGCCCGCATCCCATCTAATAGACCAAGCAACCGATGGAGGCATGAGATGAGCCGATACACCAAAGACCCCGACGCGATCGCCCGGCTGAGCGCCGAGGAGTTCTATGTCACGCAGCAAAGCGGGACCGAGCGGCCCGGCACGGGCAAGCTTTTGTCCAATAAGGAGCCGGGGATTTACGTCGATATCGTCTCGGGCGAGCCTTTGTTTGCCAGCGCCGACAAATATGAGAGCGGCTGTGGCTGGCCCAGCTTCACCAAGCCGATTGAGCCTGCCCATGTGGCGGAGTTGACGGACGCGACACATGGTATGGTCCGCACCGAGGTGCGCAGCGCCCATGGCGACAGCCATCTGGGCCATGTGTTCAATGATGGCCCGCAGGAGCAAGGCGGGCTACGCTATTGCATCAACTCAGCCAGTTTGCGCTTTGTGCACCGCGACGAGATGGAGGCCGAAGGCTACGGCGATTACCTGACCCAAGTGGAGGATGTGACA
The nucleotide sequence above comes from Roseovarius carneus. Encoded proteins:
- a CDS encoding glutathione peroxidase translates to MRFILAILASLLALPAAAIELTAPFENIDGGTLKLSDWAGQPVLVVNTASRCGFTDQYEGLQTLYETYRDRGLVVLAVPSGDFRQELATNEEVKDFCELTYGIDMPMTGITSVRGANAHPFYTSVAEEVGFTPAWNFSKILVAPNGTVAATFGSTVKPLSSTLTDEIEPLLN
- a CDS encoding hydantoinase/oxoprolinase N-terminal domain-containing protein codes for the protein MAILLGVDTGGTYTDAVLIRDEQEVIASAKSLTTRHDLAIGIGGAVAAVLEQSGVAPGEIALASLSTTLATNALVEGQGGRVGLVYIGFREQDLEGHGLRAALGGDPALIVSGGHNHAGYEARALDHAALQAWLSEDHGISAYAVAAQFATRNPEHELTAARMITEITGRPVSCSHHLSAKLNGPKRALTALLNARLIGMIARLINEAEGKLTELGITAPLMVVRGDGALISADQARERPIETILSGPAASIVGARWMTGVETALVSDIGGTTTDVAVLRGGKPTIDPAGAQVGPWRTMVEAVAMRTTGLGGDSEVHVVAEGLAGGVTLGPRRVLPVSLIAQEAPDVVHRTLEIQLRSAVPNEHDVVFTRAVSGVDAGGLPERDAALLERIAAGVCPVGDVLRTRMEHQALRRLVTRGLVQVSGVTPSDASHVLGRVDAWDREAAEKALTLLSRKRTGSGNVLAANAREMAEMIVERLTYQTVLALLETGFAEEETPFGLAPDQLARHVLMQRGMDGHAGLVRVAAGLGVPVVGLGASAASYYPAVGARLGCEMILPEHAGVANAIGAVVGQVTIRRSGTVTAPSEGLYRVHLESGPQDFTTSDAALEMLEQALTEAARGEALAAGAEDIQVTARRDLRTAQAEARQVFLEGEITVEASGRPRIAI
- a CDS encoding glutathione S-transferase family protein translates to MKLYYMPGTVSMAVAIGLHEASVAFEPCLVNFKEGAQTKPAYHAINPKGRVPALDTGASVLTETGAILDYLAAIRPEAGLMPNAPEDAAHMRAVMYYLASTMHVNHAHGPRGIRWADAEASHADMRAKMPVNMTENAAYVEAHCLRGTYVLGDQISIADPYLFTVCSWLEADRVDVRAFPKILAFRAAMEARPSVKAVRAAGIMP
- a CDS encoding histidine phosphatase family protein; this encodes MTEIVLVRHGQANSAATDEASYDQLSDLGRQQATWLGDHMRGHNERFNRVISGTLQRQQDTASAMGYGPDETDARLNELSYFALTQAVEAQHGIPAPQEAAEFARYLPEVMGYWAAGHLDNMPERFEDFTGRIEALIDEVCTGHGKVLLVTSGGVISMIVRHVLMLDMAATAKVMLHINNSSLHRLQYVHGGLMLGMFNATPHLDRPDRAAARTFI
- the msrB gene encoding peptide-methionine (R)-S-oxide reductase MsrB produces the protein MSRYTKDPDAIARLSAEEFYVTQQSGTERPGTGKLLSNKEPGIYVDIVSGEPLFASADKYESGCGWPSFTKPIEPAHVAELTDATHGMVRTEVRSAHGDSHLGHVFNDGPQEQGGLRYCINSASLRFVHRDEMEAEGYGDYLTQVEDVT
- the mtgA gene encoding monofunctional biosynthetic peptidoglycan transglycosylase — protein: MARKTSPQKPGLRPARRGLHRVRSLRAGLAWFALVSVLAVLAASLVHRVLPPSPTFYMKQEAHRLGGIDHAWVPISEVAPVMARAVVAAEDANFCLHWGFDMRAIRAVIERGETRGASTLSQQTVKNVYLWQERTWVRKALEAMMTPVIEAMWSKRRIIEVYLNIAEFDEGIFGIDAAAHHYFGVNPSDLSALQAARLAAVLPNPKERSASKPSNFVRERTAAIMDGAATIRRDGRSACFED
- the fzlA gene encoding FtsZ-binding protein FzlA, with amino-acid sequence MAKLYHVPLSPFCRKVRLSLAEKRIDYELIEERYWEQQPDFLRRNPAGKVPVLRIDGKTMSESAAICEYLEEKYPEPPLMPKSTDARYEVRRLVTWFDDKFHHEVTSKLLYERVNKKVMGAGFPDSKNVKAGAKAIKYHLDYMTWLLDHRRWLAGDVMTLADFAAAAHLSALDYISDVDWHWSDAVKDWYAKIKSRPAFRNILTDQVSGFPPPQHYADLDF
- the queG gene encoding tRNA epoxyqueuosine(34) reductase QueG is translated as MHEGLKARLNVQALAEGFDLMRICRPDAVPEVPERLAAFLEAGRHGQMGWLEERSAWRGDPAALWPEARSVIMLGESYTPQEDPLANLTVPELGTVSVYARNRDYHDLVKKRLKRLARWLLAECGPGGPEAAPPEVKVFVDTAPVPEKPLGQAAGLGWQGKHTNLVSRDMGNWFFIGSIFTTIDLAPDAAEIDHCGSCRACLDVCPTDAFPAPYELDARRCISYLTIEHKGPVDPALRPLLGNRIYGCDDCLAACPWNKFAQEARELRYHARPDLVAPRLDELAGLDDAAFRALFSGSPIKRIGRDRFLRNVLYAIGNSGRVDLLPSAEAHLDDPDEAVADAARWAQSRLQSAANRLE